taaaaatcccagaTGCAGCAACGCTCAGGGTGGGAAATTAAGCTATTGAACCCCCAACCCCACCTGTTTTAAAGGCCGGGCTTGGAGCAGCACGTGGCTGGAGGAGGATGTgttgggatgggaggggatggaaCTCCCTCTACTGACCTACGGATCTGTTGCAGCTCCTGCCAGTTCTGAGCACCCCAGGTATTTTCTGggggaaagaataaaatatataaaagtaaTGCTCTtgaattttacatttaaaatcttCAATTTTGAAACACTTGAAAATCAGTTTTGCTCTTATTTTTTGAGGCAGAACCAGAGGAGCTTCAGAAAAATTGACATTTGTGTGTACAGTCCCAAATCTGCACATGAAGGACTTGTATTTGAGTATTCAGGTtatcaaagaaatatttcaccTTTTTAACTGAAATAAGGAACTCCCAAGAGTTTGTTATCAGTGGACACAAACCACATTAGTAAAGGTTGACTTCAAGTCTGTTCAAAACTTGGCACTGTGGAGAAACACAGGAAATCTTTCATTAAGACATGGAATAATCATTAAGATATGGAATAATCTCTCCACACAAATCTCATCTAATTTTTAACTCAACTAGAAATCTTGCCAAATATTGAAGCTTTTCTGTGTATCTTTTCATCCCTCTGCTCACAGATTCCCATGCTCTCAGTAACTTTTGGTCTCTCCCCTATAATCCCAACAACTTGTTTTGTGTCCCAGCTCCGGGCTGCTGAGACCGAGATCTGAGACCTGCAGTGGGGGTTTGAGCTGGAGAAGGTGGATTCCCTGAGCACCAGGAGCTCCCAGGAGCGAGACCTGACattctgccagcagctcctgggtcGGGGCAGTCCCTCGTCTGGTGTGACTGCAACTGCAGCGACCTGAAGATCAGGCACAAATCCGTCTGGGATGAGGAAACCGGCTGCTGGAAAATTCCAGAGCCTGTCATTCAAAGAACCCACCTGTCTGGTGGGAAAGGTAAGGGGAGGGTGCTGCGGGTAAGCAGAGGGTACCACAGGTAAGGGAAGGGTGCCATAGGTGAGAGGATGGTGCTGAGAGTGACAGGATGGTCCTGTGAGCATGGGGAGGGTGCTGTGAGTGTGGGGAGGGTGCTGTGAGTGTGGGGAGGGTGCTGTGAGTGTGGGGAGGGTGCTGCAGGTAAGGGGAGGGTACCACAGGTGAGAGGACGTTGCTGTGGGTATGGGAATGGTGCCATAGGTGAGAGGATGGTGCTGTGAGTGACAGGATGGTGCTGTGGGTAAGGGAATGGTCCCACAGGTGAGAGAATGGTGCCTCAGGTGAAAGGACAGGGCTatgagtgacaggacagggctGCAGGTGAGAGGATGGTGCTGTAGGTAAGGGGATGGTGCTGTAGGTAAGGGGAGGTTACCACAGGTGAGACCATGGTGCCGCAGGTGAGAGGATGGTGCTGTGAGTGAGAGGATGGTACCAGAGGTGAGAAGATGGTGCTGTGGGTAAGGGGATGGTGCTGTGGGTAAGCAGATGATAGCGCGGGTAAGAGGAGGGTGCCACAGGTAAGGAGATGGTGTCTCAGCTGAGAGGATGGTGCTGCGGGTACGGGAATGGTGCCACAGGTAAGAGGAGGGTACCACAGGTGAGATGAGCTGTCTGTGGGTACAGACAATAACTCCGAGCACATCGGGGGGTGAGCGGCCCACGCCACCGTGGCCGCCGTCGCCGCGGAGGCGGCTGCGCCGAGTCGCGATAGCGCTGTCGCGACAGCGCGGAGCTGTCGGGCGCTGATTGGCCGGAGGCCGCGCGTCGCTGGCGCTGATTGGCTGGAGGCCGCGCGACGCCGTCGTTGATTGGCTGCTGGGCTGCCCGCCTCTGGGGGCGCTGCCCCGTGCCAGGGtccaagatggcggcggccgCGCTGTGCCTGTGGGGGCTCCTggcggggctggcggcggcCGCTGAGGGGGGGCCCCGCACGCTGGTGCTCCTGGAGAACGGGAACCTCCGCGACACGCACTCCATGTTCTTCCGCAGCCTCGCGGGTACGGGGAGGGAGTGGCTGGGCGCGGGGAGGGGGTCGGGGGTCAGGatgggggaggagggtggggTTACCTGAGGGAGAAGGGGATGTTTGGGGTCCCCTGGTCACTGTGAGGGGTGAGATTGGGGTTACCTGAGGGAAAAGGGGTATTTGGGTCAGAATGGGGGAGGAGATTGGAGTTACCTGAGGAAAAAAGGAGGTGTTTGGGGTCCCCTGGTCAGAATGGGGAAGGAGATTGGGATTCCTTGGCCAGGctgagggaggagaggggtgTCCTTTGGTGGAAAGGTGCGTGTTTGGGCTCCCCTGACCGGAATGGAGGAGGAAATGGGGATCCCGTGGGGAGGGTGGTGGCTGGGGTCCCCAGGTCAGGCTGAGGGAGGAGATTGGGGGTCCCAAGGGAAAAGGAGGGGTGTTTGGTGTGCCCTGGTCAGAATTGGGGAAGAGATGGGGGTCCTGTGGGAGAGGATTGTGTGTTTAGGGTCCACTGACTGTGCTGAGGGAGGTGACTGGGGATCCTGTGTTGGGCTGAGGGGCAGATTGGGGTCACCTATGTCAGACACAGGAGATTGGGGTTCCCTGGTTGCAGAGGGGGGTGTTTGGGGTCTCCTGGACAGAGGTGGGGAGGAGGTTGGGGTCCTCTGGTTAGGCAGAGGAGGAGAGTGGGATTCCCTGGTTGGAGAGGGGTTATTTGGGTGCCCTGGTCAGAACGGGGAAGGAGATTGGGGTCCCCTGTGCCATGCTAGAGGGGGAGGTTGAGGACTCTGTGCCAGGCTGAGGGAGGATATTGAAGTTccctgggggaggagggggctgttTGGGGTCCCCTGGCCTGGCTGAGGAAGGAGATTGGGGTTCCCTGAGGGAGAGGGGGTTGTTTGGGTTCCACTGCTTAGAATGAAGGAGAAGATTGGGATCCCCTGGTCAGGATGAGGGAGGTGATGGGGACCCAACAGAGACCAGGGGTAGGAGATATGGGTTCAATGTGGGGGAGAGGGGATGGTTGGAGTCCCCTGGTcaggcagagggagcaggttGGAAACCCTCTGTTGGACTGAGGGAGGAGATGGGAGTTCCCTGGGGGAGTGTTTGGGGTCCCCTGGCCAGAATGAGGGAAGAGATTGGGGTTCCTAGGGGAGATGGGGGTGTTTGTTGTCCCCTGGCCCAACTGAGGAAGGAGATGGGTGTTGTTTCCCcagttttccctgtgttttggATCCTCTGGAATGTTGGTCCCCATTTGATAGGTGACAACATCCTTCAACATCAGGGCTCTTCAGGGGTTTATAGGGGAACCCCAAGTGCTGCTCCCAGAAAGCCCCTAAGCCAGTTTTTCCAAAACACTGCTGTTTATTGGGGGAATAAACCTCGGGATCCTGCTGGTGCTTTGCTGCCCCATGTGTGGATTTTCTGCCATGGGCAAGTTGTCCCCTCTGTGTTGTGGCTGCAGACAGGGGCTTCGACCTCACCTTCCGCACCGCGGACGACGCCGGCCTGTCCCTGATCAAATACGGGGAGTTCCTGTACGACAACCTCATCATCTTCTCCCCATCCATAGAGGGTAAGTGCAGGAGGGGAAAACTCCCCTGCTCTGGAGCTTGGTGGCATTTTTGGAAGGGGATTTCCAGCTGTTTTGtgagttttaattaaatttgaCACTTTAAATGTAGCCAGTAGCAAACTGCAGCTGTCTCCAGGCCTTTATTGGTGGTTCTTCCAGCCGTGGGAGGGGTGATTCGGTGATTTGCCGTGGTTTGACTCTGCCAGGGGGTTATTTCTGAGCGCTAGTCATGAATTCTTGCCGTGTGCCCTCAGATTTTGGTGGGAACATCAACGTGGAGACCATCACGGCGTTCATCGACGGCGGCGGCAGCGTCCTCGTGGCCGCCAGCTCAGACATCGGTAAGTGCAGACGTTCCTCGGGGAGAAGGAGTTTGTGGCAGCAACAAAAACTGAGTTCCTGCAACAAAAACTGTGAGCAAACACAGTTCCTCATTCCTCGTTGTGCACCTCGAGGTTTGTCCTGGAAGGAAGTGGGTGATAAATGTCTTGAGTGACACGTTCAGGGGCAGTTTAGCTGGGGAGGTCATTTTGCTCCTGGGGGTTTGGCTTGTAGAGCACTGAACATATGGATTTAAAGCTAAATTGGCTTTTTCTTTGATGTTTATGTGTCATGGTGATGGAGAATCTgttgtgtccctgcaggtgacccactgagggagctgggcagcGAGTGTGGGATTGAGTTTGACGAGGAGAGGACAGCAGTGATTGACCATCACAACTATGATATATCCGACCCTGGACAGGTAAATGGTTTGCCTGCACCTTTGGGGCAGCTTTAACTGAAGCATAAAGGTTTAGAGATAAATCCTCTGTCCTTGtcctcccttttttcctccatcccttttctgctctcccaCCTTCCTCCCAGGAAAGTGGTAAATACTCCGTGTTGCAGCATTCAGATCCTTCAGATTGTAGTTTGAGTGACACTGTGGTTAACACTGGTTCTGGACCTCTCTGAAGTGTGTGGGGGGGCATTTCACCTCTGGTTGAGGTGTGCCAGACCCTGAGTGGGACACTTTGGATGTGGAAAGGGAGATCTTCAGCCCCAAATTTTCACATCAAGATTTTCAGATGAATAGAAGGATTTTCAGATCAGTATAGAAACAtacacatttctacatttttttttgtgtcagcCAGCACTTTAAAATCAAAGCCTATATAAAAGTCTGAGCTAAATgtattttgctaatttttatttaaattaaactgtTGAAGCAGTATGTGGATTTAAGGATCCTGATTTAAGATTTAAGAATTTTATCATCCTGGTTTAAGGATGAAAGTTGCTGAATACAGGGAAGTAAAACACTGTGGGTATTGCTGTCTTTATCAAAAGGCAGTTTATATTTCCTCATAGatcaatattaatttaatttgatcataattaaaaatgctgggtttttgctttttaattaactGCAACATTCATCCAACAGCTGTGATTGTAAGAATAAATTTAACTTTTAACTGAGAGGCTGCTGCCTGTCATTAGACCCTGACACAGCTCACGCTGGTCTCTCTTGTTTTCCCAGCACACTCTGATCGTGGCGGACACGGAGAATCTCCTGAAGGCCCCCACCATCGTGGGGAAGGCAGCTCTGAACCCCATCCTGTTCCGAGGAGTTGGGTGAGCAGGAACAGGGCGAGATGGGGGGCGTTGGGGAAGTGGAATTAGACCAGTGGTGTTGGCTGTGAGCTGAGCGTAGGGTCAGCGCTGGCACTCCTCATGTGAGCATAAGAAGTTCCTCTTGATTTCAAACAAAATGGAAGGAAACTCTCCAAAGGAGTTAGTTGTTTACCTAGGAATGGCTCCTAACAAATTAGTGGAGTTTGACCACAGATCTTGAGGAAATACTTAGTTTCTTGGCCCAGCCAAGCGGTGAGGAGGTCTGTGGGGTTGAGCATTCCTCTGGAtgtgggggtcctgggggtcttTGTGCTGCTCACTGTGGCTTTCCCTGCAAGGATGGTGGCTGATCCTGACAACCCACTGGTGCTGGATATCCTGACTGGCTCTTCCACCTCTTACTCCTTCTTCCCAGATAAGCCCATCACTCAGGTAAGCTCCTtcactttctctcctcttttgaGCTGTACTTCCACAATTAAGTCCCTCAAATTTCTGCACCTTGGGAAAATGCTGGATCTCCTGATTGATTTTGGGAGGGACAGGCTGTCGGCTGCTTCCCAGTGTCGCCCTGGGAAtcttcctctctgcttcctGCTGGTGGGAAGTGTTCAGTGTGAGGGACACACGTCCAGCCTAGATAAAGTGTCTCTCCTGGTCCCATCCCAGCCACAGAGGGAATCTGAGTCCCATTCCTGCTTATTCTGATCCGCATGGTTTCTCCTTAATTGCTGCCTGTGCTGATACAGCCAGACTGTCCCACCGCACAGGAAACTCTTCTGTGTTCATCCCTGAAGTGCCTAAACCCTCTTGCACCCTCGTTGCCCTGCAGTACCCTCACGCCGTGGGGAAGAACACGCTGCTGATCGCGGGGCTGCAGGCCCGGAACAACGCCCGCGTCGTGTTCAGCGGCTCCCTGGACTTCTTCAGCGACGCCTTCTTCAACTCCGCCGTGCAGAAGGCCACTCCCGGCTCCAAGAGGTGCCTTGGCTTCCTGGCGTCCCTGGCTGGGGAATGGCTGGGGAGCGGTTCGATGGCAAAAGTCCTGGGAAACAGGCaacaaatgtttgtgttttgggaaagagcagaaagcCTGAAGTAAATTGGGGCGACGCATTCCTTTGGCCTTATGGAGCAATGTGCTTTGGGAAGCAATTCCCTCCTTTAACCCTGGCTCAGTTTTTGTTCATTTCCCATTTATTCCTGGTTTGGTTTCGGCACGGGGTGTGTTTTCCCAGCTGTCTCAGCCTCCCTTGCTCCGCAGGTACTCGCAGACGGGTAACTATGAGCTGGCCGTGGCCCTGTCCCGCTGGGTGTTCAAGGAGGAGGGGGTTCTGCGCGTGGGGGCCGTGTCCCACCACCGCGTCGGGGAGCTCACGCCGCCCAACGCCTACACCGTCACCGACCTCGTGGTGAGGGGGCCGGGCTGGCCCGGGCAGGAGGGCACACAGGAGGTGCCTTGGGAGAGGAATCTGGGAACGCTTGAGCCCAGAGTGGGTGGAGGTCCGTTCTCAGGCGCTGCTCGTTGGTGTGTCCCAGGAGTACAGCATCGTGATCGAGAAGCTTGCTGACGGCAGGTGGGTGCCCTTCGACGGGGACGACATCCAGCTGGAGTTTGTGCGCATCGACCCCTTTGTGAGGACCTTCCTCAAGAGGAACGGTACGTGCCCCTCACAGGAGCAGTGAGGCCcctcaggaggagctgcaggtccCCTCCAAGAGGAGCAGTAGGTCTCCCACAAGGGGAGTGGTGGGTCCCCCTCCAGAGGAGCGGTAGGTCCCTAttgcttccccagccccacactggGGGTGTCCTCACCGTCCCCAGCCTCTGGTGTCACCCCAGTGTCACCCCTGTCTCGCCCTCAGGTGGCAAGTACAGTGTGCAGTTCAAGCTGCCAGACGT
Above is a window of Pseudopipra pipra isolate bDixPip1 chromosome 22, bDixPip1.hap1, whole genome shotgun sequence DNA encoding:
- the DDOST gene encoding dolichyl-diphosphooligosaccharide--protein glycosyltransferase 48 kDa subunit codes for the protein MAAAALCLWGLLAGLAAAAEGGPRTLVLLENGNLRDTHSMFFRSLADRGFDLTFRTADDAGLSLIKYGEFLYDNLIIFSPSIEDFGGNINVETITAFIDGGGSVLVAASSDIGDPLRELGSECGIEFDEERTAVIDHHNYDISDPGQHTLIVADTENLLKAPTIVGKAALNPILFRGVGMVADPDNPLVLDILTGSSTSYSFFPDKPITQYPHAVGKNTLLIAGLQARNNARVVFSGSLDFFSDAFFNSAVQKATPGSKRYSQTGNYELAVALSRWVFKEEGVLRVGAVSHHRVGELTPPNAYTVTDLVEYSIVIEKLADGRWVPFDGDDIQLEFVRIDPFVRTFLKRNGGKYSVQFKLPDVYGVFQFKVDYNRLGYTHLYSSTQVSVRPLQHTQYERFIPSAYPYYAGAFSMMVGLFMFSIVFLHMKEKEKSD